CGGTCTCGCCGGACTGCGAGATGAGAATGGTGAGCGTTTCGGGGCCGACGAGCGGATCGCGGTACCGGAACTCGCTCCCGTAGTCCACCTCGACCGGCAGGCGGGCGAGCTTTTCGATCATGAACTTTCCCACCAGAGCCGCATGCCACGAAGTGCCGCAGGCGACAATGCGCGCATCGCGGAAGGAGCGGAACTGTTCCGGAGAAATCTGCATTTCGTCCAGAAAAACGCGGCCGCTTTCCTGGCCAATGCGGTTCATGATCGTGTCGCGCACGGCCCGGGGCTGCTCGAAAATCTCCTTGAGCATGAAATGGCGGTAGCCGCCTTTTTCCGCCAGAACAGGATCCCAGAGAATGCGCGACATGGCCCGCTGCACGGGGCGTCCCTCGAAGTCCGCAAGTCGGACTCCGGAGGGCGTCAGGATGGCCATGTCGCCGTCCTGCAGGAAAAAGACGTCACGGGTATGGCTGAGGATGGCGGGAATGTCGCTGGCGACGAAGTATTCGTCCTGTCCGATGCCAACGACGACCGGAGGACCCTGGCGCGCGGCGACGATTTTGCCCGGATCGAGGCGCGAAATGGCGGCGATGGCGAAGATGCCCCGGAGTCGCGCGAGGGCGCGGCGGACGGCTTCCTCGAGATTCCCCTGGAAATGTTCCTCTATCAGGTGGGGGATGATTTCCGTGTCCGTTTCCGTCTGGAAGGAGTGGCCGCGGGATTCGAGTTCGGATTTGAGTTCGAGGTAATTCTCGATGATTCCGTTGTGGACGACGACCGTATCGCCGCGGGAATCGCGGTGGGGGTGGGCGTTTTCTTCCGTGGGCCGGCCGTGCGTGGCCCATCGGGTGTGTCCAATGCCGTACCAGCCGTCGAGAGGCGCCAGCCGCAGGGCTTCCTCGAGGTTATGGAGCTTGCCGGAAGCGCGGCGGATTTCCAGCCGCCCCTCCGTATCCACGACCGCCAGGCCGGCGGAATCATAGCCTCTGTATTCGAGCCGTCTCAGCCCATCCATGAGAATGGGCACAGGCTTTCTGGCCCCGATGTAGCCGACGATGCCGCACATGCAGAATGGCCTCCTCCGCCCTCTCGCGCGTCCACCCGCGGCGCTGAACCGCCGCTCGGGATCAGTCCTTCAGCAGCTCGACGCGGAACTCTTCGATCACGGGATTGGACAGGACATCCTCGGCGATCTTCTCCAGCAGAGGCCGGGCCTCGCCGGCGGAGACGCCTTCGAGTTCGATTTCGAAGAACTTCCCCTGCCGGACATCGGTGATCTCCGGGTGGCCCATGCCCTGCAGGGCGCGGGCGATCGTGGCCCCCTGCGGGTCCAGAACCGTTTTCTTCAGGGTGACGTAGACGAGGGCCTTCATGGCTTAAAGTCAGTGTAGCGGATTCATCCGCGGACGGCAGGTCCGCCTGGTTCCAGAACCCAGCCCTCCACGCGCGCCTCCGCAGGCGTTTCGCGCAGCGGGACGCCCGGCAGGCGGAGGGCC
This DNA window, taken from Bryobacteraceae bacterium, encodes the following:
- the glmS gene encoding glutamine--fructose-6-phosphate aminotransferase [isomerizing]; translation: MCGIVGYIGARKPVPILMDGLRRLEYRGYDSAGLAVVDTEGRLEIRRASGKLHNLEEALRLAPLDGWYGIGHTRWATHGRPTEENAHPHRDSRGDTVVVHNGIIENYLELKSELESRGHSFQTETDTEIIPHLIEEHFQGNLEEAVRRALARLRGIFAIAAISRLDPGKIVAARQGPPVVVGIGQDEYFVASDIPAILSHTRDVFFLQDGDMAILTPSGVRLADFEGRPVQRAMSRILWDPVLAEKGGYRHFMLKEIFEQPRAVRDTIMNRIGQESGRVFLDEMQISPEQFRSFRDARIVACGTSWHAALVGKFMIEKLARLPVEVDYGSEFRYRDPLVGPETLTILISQSGETADTLAAQREAKRKGSPTLSICNVMGAMMSREAAGVLMTHAGPEIGVASTKAFTAQLAALFLLAMYLGQVRGELDAAASKELARELLSVPAKMERLLSHEEPYDGLVRHLFKATDFLYLGRGIHYPIALEGALKLKEISYIHAEGYPAGEMKHGPNALIDETLPVVVIATADPSDPASLLRFEKTLSNIEEVKARGGRVLCIATEGMEAAARHSDDVLWVPPAPELLLPLLEVIPLQLLAYHIAVRRGCDVDQPRNLAKSVTVE
- the purS gene encoding phosphoribosylformylglycinamidine synthase subunit PurS, producing the protein MKALVYVTLKKTVLDPQGATIARALQGMGHPEITDVRQGKFFEIELEGVSAGEARPLLEKIAEDVLSNPVIEEFRVELLKD